Proteins from a single region of Chthoniobacterales bacterium:
- the mscL gene encoding large conductance mechanosensitive channel protein MscL → MLMLQEFKTFIAKGNAIDLAVGVVIGAAFGKIVSSLVDDIIMPPIGLLLGKVDFANLFISLDGKSYPTLAAAAEAGAPTLNYGNFITVAIQFFIIAWAIFLVVKAINVLKREDKAAANAPAAPTEEVKLLTEIRDSLRQRGS, encoded by the coding sequence ATGCTTATGCTTCAAGAGTTCAAAACATTTATCGCCAAGGGCAACGCCATCGATCTTGCGGTGGGGGTTGTCATCGGTGCCGCCTTCGGGAAAATCGTCAGCTCGCTCGTTGATGACATCATCATGCCGCCCATCGGCCTGTTGTTGGGGAAAGTTGATTTCGCCAACCTTTTCATCAGTCTCGACGGCAAAAGCTACCCCACGCTGGCAGCCGCGGCCGAAGCCGGCGCGCCGACGCTCAATTACGGCAATTTTATCACCGTCGCGATCCAGTTTTTCATCATCGCCTGGGCCATTTTTCTCGTGGTGAAAGCGATCAATGTGCTGAAGCGCGAGGACAAGGCGGCGGCCAATGCGCCTGCCGCTCCCACCGAGGAAGTGAAGCTCCTCACCGAGATTCGCGACAGTCTCAGGCAGCGCGGCAGTTGA
- a CDS encoding transporter substrate-binding domain-containing protein, with the protein MTKHFAAILLLATSAHAAEPLKIGMDLSYPPFETIGPDGKPAGISVELSEGLASSLGRPLQIENIPFAGLIPALKSGKIDAIISSMTATPERAESVAFSDPYLTTGLALLVAKESPATGLGDLDREGRTIVVRQGTTGEVFARANVKNARLLTLEKENGCVLEVIQGKADAFIYDQMSVFQNARRSPDKTRALLAPLKTEAWAIALRKNDPDLLAAANRFLAEFRSGGGFDKLAGKYLAEEKAAFAAENVPFFF; encoded by the coding sequence ATGACCAAGCACTTCGCTGCCATATTACTTCTCGCGACCTCTGCGCATGCCGCCGAACCGCTGAAAATCGGCATGGACCTCTCCTACCCTCCCTTTGAAACCATCGGGCCGGACGGCAAACCTGCTGGCATCAGCGTGGAACTTTCCGAAGGCCTGGCCTCCAGCCTCGGGCGGCCGCTTCAAATCGAAAACATTCCCTTCGCCGGACTCATCCCCGCGCTCAAGTCTGGCAAAATCGACGCGATCATTTCCTCCATGACCGCGACGCCCGAACGCGCCGAGTCGGTCGCTTTTTCGGATCCTTACCTCACCACGGGACTGGCTTTGCTCGTCGCAAAAGAGAGCCCGGCCACAGGACTCGGCGACTTGGACCGCGAGGGACGGACGATCGTCGTCAGACAAGGCACAACGGGCGAGGTCTTCGCGCGGGCGAATGTGAAAAATGCGCGGCTGCTTACTTTGGAAAAGGAAAACGGCTGCGTGCTCGAGGTCATTCAGGGAAAAGCGGACGCATTCATCTACGACCAGATGTCGGTGTTCCAAAATGCACGGCGATCCCCGGACAAGACACGGGCTCTGCTCGCGCCGCTGAAGACGGAAGCGTGGGCTATCGCGCTGCGCAAAAACGATCCGGATCTTCTGGCTGCCGCAAACAGATTCCTCGCCGAGTTCCGATCAGGCGGCGGCTTCGACAAATTGGCCGGCAAATACCTCGCCGAGGAGAAAGCCGCATTCGCTGCGGAAAACGTGCCCTTCTTTTTTTAG